A genome region from Myxococcales bacterium includes the following:
- a CDS encoding PEP/pyruvate-binding domain-containing protein yields the protein MSRIAWAALVVLSWVVGAGCKTKQAPPPPQVIDAGPQVALVDAAPPEVDAGEAAVAPAPRRLWTDRIDDEATMMAYSVEIGGERFTKFILDTKTDAIYYFDVDVYKVHKDFIFGELLKTPKTKALNRQVDRNYGYGKPNYMMCYLVHHLASDLWTLAFWEGDKASAAHITRAYNRMKATFYLGDKVSYRPDSDYQEQVAKQLKGVPVITNDKLYKSATYQAFNPGRAIGRLRLVPAGADFEELTFAPDEIVILPESLPDITPVAGILSETFSTPLAHVSLRARAWGIPNVGLRGAAVTYAALVGKTVVFEATAAGHTLREATPAEIDAWATRTQAARTVKIPPADLAARDLRGLDQLRAVDARAYGTKAANLGEIVAGKLTGFAVPPGFGVPIAYYDAHLEAAGLDARIAALLADDRFRTDARYRKQALTDLRAAISAAPLDPAFTALLGRRLGELTGGDPAVGVFVRSSTNAEDLPGFSGAGLYDTIPNAKGPDAVAQAIKDVWASVWTLRGYEERQLFGIDHTQVYGAVLVQVGVNATAAGVLVTAHPTDPSQTTTYTINAKSGLGLRVVEGKKVPESLLYDVHNRGLRILSRSDEDTMLVFDGQGGVREVPNPKKGQPVITQARAEVLGRAARAIWGLFSPDTPLDIEWLFVGDALYIVQARPYVVR from the coding sequence ATGTCGAGGATCGCGTGGGCCGCGCTGGTCGTGCTGTCGTGGGTGGTCGGCGCCGGGTGCAAGACCAAGCAAGCGCCGCCGCCGCCCCAGGTGATCGACGCCGGCCCGCAGGTCGCGCTGGTCGACGCGGCGCCGCCCGAGGTCGACGCCGGCGAGGCCGCGGTGGCGCCGGCGCCGCGGCGGCTGTGGACCGATCGGATCGACGACGAGGCGACGATGATGGCCTACTCGGTCGAGATCGGCGGCGAGCGCTTCACCAAGTTCATCCTCGATACCAAGACCGACGCCATCTATTACTTCGACGTCGACGTCTACAAGGTCCACAAGGACTTCATCTTCGGCGAGCTCTTGAAGACGCCCAAGACCAAGGCGCTCAACCGCCAGGTCGACCGCAACTACGGGTACGGCAAGCCCAACTACATGATGTGCTACCTGGTCCACCACCTCGCGTCGGACCTGTGGACGCTGGCGTTCTGGGAGGGCGACAAGGCCTCGGCGGCGCACATCACCCGCGCCTACAACCGGATGAAGGCGACGTTCTACCTGGGCGACAAGGTCTCGTACCGGCCCGACTCCGACTACCAGGAGCAGGTCGCCAAGCAGCTCAAGGGCGTGCCGGTCATCACCAACGACAAGCTCTACAAGAGCGCCACCTACCAGGCGTTCAACCCGGGCCGGGCGATCGGGCGCCTGCGGCTGGTGCCGGCCGGCGCCGACTTCGAGGAGCTGACGTTCGCGCCCGACGAGATCGTGATCCTGCCCGAGTCGCTGCCCGACATCACGCCGGTGGCCGGCATCCTGTCGGAGACGTTCTCGACGCCGCTGGCCCACGTCAGCCTGCGCGCGCGCGCGTGGGGCATCCCCAACGTCGGCCTGCGCGGCGCCGCGGTCACCTACGCCGCCCTGGTCGGCAAGACCGTCGTGTTCGAGGCCACCGCCGCCGGCCACACGCTGCGCGAGGCCACGCCGGCCGAGATCGACGCGTGGGCGACCCGGACCCAGGCCGCGCGCACCGTCAAGATCCCGCCGGCCGACCTCGCGGCCAGGGACCTGCGCGGGCTCGACCAGCTGCGCGCGGTCGACGCCCGCGCGTACGGCACCAAGGCGGCGAACCTCGGCGAGATCGTCGCCGGCAAGCTGACCGGCTTCGCGGTGCCGCCCGGGTTCGGCGTCCCGATCGCGTACTACGACGCGCACCTCGAGGCCGCCGGCCTCGACGCGCGCATCGCGGCCTTGCTCGCCGACGATCGCTTCCGCACCGACGCGCGCTACCGCAAGCAGGCCCTGACCGACCTGCGCGCGGCGATCAGCGCGGCGCCGCTCGACCCGGCGTTCACCGCGCTCCTGGGCCGGCGCCTGGGCGAGCTGACCGGCGGCGATCCGGCGGTGGGTGTGTTCGTGCGCAGCTCGACCAACGCCGAGGATCTGCCCGGGTTCTCGGGCGCGGGCCTGTACGACACGATCCCCAACGCCAAGGGGCCCGACGCGGTCGCGCAGGCGATCAAGGACGTCTGGGCCAGCGTCTGGACGCTGCGCGGCTACGAGGAGCGGCAGCTGTTCGGCATCGACCACACCCAGGTCTACGGCGCGGTGCTGGTGCAGGTCGGCGTCAACGCCACCGCCGCCGGCGTGCTCGTGACCGCGCACCCGACCGATCCGAGCCAGACGACGACGTACACGATCAACGCCAAGAGCGGGCTGGGGCTGCGCGTGGTCGAGGGCAAGAAGGTGCCCGAGAGCCTGCTCTACGACGTCCACAACCGCGGCCTGCGGATCCTGTCGCGCTCCGACGAGGACACGATGCTGGTCTTCGACGGTCAGGGCGGCGTCCGCGAGGTGCCGAACCCGAAGAAGGGCCAGCCGGTGATCACCCAGGCCCGGGCCGAGGTGCTGGGCCGGGCCGCGCGCGCGATCTGGGGCCTGTTCTCGCCCGACACCCCGCTCGACATCGAGTGGCTGTTCGTCGGCGACGCGCTCTACATCGTCCAGGCCCGGCCGTACGTCGTGCGCTGA
- a CDS encoding HNH endonuclease, whose product MTGKQRRVLAIVATDRTFEPSRHGTAAVWVGACIHCKSPLTIADDGTPISAATIEHIWPQRHGGDDQLANLALACGQCNRGKGVRHDTRSKRDPRLLAIVDALRARRQERWREPPDALATHVAWAEAHPG is encoded by the coding sequence GTGACCGGCAAGCAGCGGCGGGTGCTGGCGATCGTCGCGACCGATCGCACGTTCGAGCCCAGCCGCCACGGCACCGCCGCGGTCTGGGTCGGCGCCTGCATCCACTGCAAGAGCCCGCTGACGATCGCCGACGACGGCACGCCGATCTCGGCGGCGACGATCGAGCACATCTGGCCGCAGCGCCACGGCGGCGACGACCAGCTGGCCAACCTGGCGCTGGCGTGCGGCCAGTGCAACCGCGGCAAGGGCGTGCGCCACGACACCCGCAGCAAGCGCGACCCGCGCCTGCTCGCGATCGTCGACGCGCTCCGGGCCCGACGGCAGGAGCGTTGGCGCGAGCCGCCCGACGCGCTGGCGACCCACGTGGCCTGGGCCGAGGCCCACCCGGGCTGA